In Bacteroidales bacterium, the DNA window TCATTTGGGGTAACGGTTATGACTCCTCTCTTGGCAAAGCTCTATCAGTAACCATCATAGCTACCCAATTTCAACATGAACAGCTGTATTCCTCTGCATCTTCTCAAATTATATCTCTTAACGAAAGGAATAATTTAGAGCAAACTGAACAAGAACCATTTGTCATAACCACTAAAAATCAACAATCGACTCATTCAGAAAGTGAAAATCTAAATTCAACCTCACATACCTCCAACAAAACCTCAATCGATGTTACCTTACCCCCTGCTCCATTATCTAATACTCCAATTCAGAATCAAACCAAAGAGGAAGAAAAACTACTCAAGGAAAAAACCATAGAAAAAAGATTGAAAAATTTCAATTCACCACTTCTTAAAAATATAAACATATCTGAGCTTGAAGATGTTCCTGCATATCTGAGAAAAGGTATCACTCTTAACAAAGAAATACCTTCGGATATGGTATCCATAAGTAGTTTCACTCTAAACATAGACGAAAACAAGAACATAACTCTCAAAGAAAATAATTCTTTCCTACACAACAACGTCGACTAGGTAATTCTTTAGTTTTTAATAATTTTAAAAACTTCTATGGCGGAGGTGGGTAATTTTTTTATTTTCAAAACATAGACACCTTTACTCAGGCCTGCCAGAGAAAGCTCAACTTTATCCTCTGAAAAACTTCGATAAATCAATTTTCCATCAATTGACTGAAGTTCGACTTCAGATTGTTCAGCTATGACAAATAACTTATCTTTAACAGGATTAGGGTATACCTGAACACGCCTAAGACTTTGATCGTTTCGCTGAGACAAGATGGTGGTAAAATTATTCACTATAGGCAAACGGATGTAGGATGGGTAATCAGGTGAAAATCGATATGTTATTTGTGCTGGCAAAGCGTGGTAACGTATTCCTTGAAACACATAACCTGATGTATCACCAGGTTTCCAAAGAAAAAATTCTCCCGAATTAAGGGGAATGTGTGGATTGGACTGATATCTAGGATAATTACTGCTACTGAGCAATATTTTGATTTTGTGATTTCTCCCAAAAATATGTCCCATCGGGAGAAGTCTAAATTTTAAGTAATAATAAGTATCTTGCAGGGCATTGGAAAAAACTGCTTGATCCGGATCACCATGATCTACTATTGCCTGAGCATAATCCCTTGCTCTAACGTTAACAGTTCCTTCTGTAACAAACATCTCTCTACCATCTGGATAAACATCAATAATTCGCATCATGACATCGAAATTAATATAGGATGAAACTCCATGATAACCTTTAACATAGACTGCAGCCTCAGGAAAACCTACGACCACCAAGGTATCAAGCAATGGAGATGTTTCAAAAGCTAGAACATCGTTTCGATTCATGGTATAAGGAGCATATTGTGGATTTGCTAGATTGATGGAGCCTTGAGATTTTTTTCCGCCTCCTGGCACTTCTGGAATCATGTTATTTCCACCTACGGTAATTACAGGATCATGAGGATTGCTATTATAACTCAACACACCCTCCTCTGCGAAAGGAGGTAATGTCGATATATATCGATTACCATGTAAATATAAATACATAAAACTAACACCCTGCTTTAAAGGAAAGGAATCAACTCCAACCCAATAATTTCCGACTTTTTGATTATATGGATCATTATCTGGTCCCGTAATATATAAACGCACTGGAGGTAATGAATCAAAACGTGTAGGATTGAACGGAACAATAGAATGATCGAACTGAAAAATAGGATTTTCAAGCTGATTTATAGGAACATATGTCTCAATGATATTACTTCCTAACTTCAATTCACAAGGAATATTCGGCAAAGCTTCCTTACCTCCAAGAAAATTCAAAAAGCGATAATACGGCGTATAATAATTTCTTGATGGTATTCTGATCAGGATACCTCCAAGATCTTGCCATCGAGTCGATGCTGGAATAAAGAAATAAGGTTCACCCCCCAAGTGTGTGCGAAACCACCCCAAAAGCTCAGAACTATAAATCCGATCCAATGGCAGTTGTCCTTGCTCAAATTCATCGAAACTTACTTTGAGCAAATAAGTTACGTTTTCAGGATAGGTAATATCACCAGTTTTTCTAGTAGTAATGGTCTGATGAGCCCATGGACCAATAACAAGAACATGCTTTAAATGAGGATAAGTAGCCCTTATACGGTTAAACGTTTCTATTTGCCCATCTATAAAAATATCCCACCATCCTGTCAGGTGGTAAACAGGTACATTCATATTATAATAACGACTAATAGTACCAGAAGAGTCACTTTCTCCATTATTATTAATTGGTGCCTTTGAAATATCCAAGTCTTTTGCGAGAAAACTTGTTGGATATGATCCTGAAAACATAAATCCGTTTTTTTTCTCCAACATAAAAGAAAGCAAACTGTCAGTTAATTCTTGGAAATTCTGATAACCATAATCCTTTGGTGTATGAATAGTATTACTATAAGAAGTATCAAGATCATTCATGCTTTCATCTAGGACCGACAATTGACCACGAAGCCAACCATCCACTAAAGAATATCTAAACACTCCATTATTAAACAAAGTCGTATTAAAATGTTCACCCGTTGCAACAAGGGGCATCAGACAAGATAATGGGTTTTGTTGAGTAAATGGAATAGATGCAGCCGCCTGAAACTGTGAATTACCCAAAGCCGATGCACCAAACATTCCGATCTTCCCATTGCTGATTAGAAAAGATTCTTTAAGACCATCGTTGTTTATATCATATTCTCTTTTAAGGCTATCTCGAATGTAAAACAACACATCACGACCATCAGTATGATGCAAGGTATTGGATGGATCAGAAATTGGATATGGATCCATGGGTAAAGTTAGCTGAGGATGGTAAGAATATTTCTCCCATCCATCGCTATACATAGGAAAATACATACCCTCACTTGCATACCTTCCTCGCATATCTTGATAAATAAAAGCATAGCCAAAGATGGAAAAAATGCTTCCCATCACCTTGTCGGAAGATTTATCATATGGCGTTCGACTTAAAATGACAGGAAGCTGAAAAGATGAAATTTCAGTTACCGTATCATAAACAACGTACTGGGTTCCTCTTGCAATCAGCTCGATCATGTAGCTCTGTCCATTTATATCTACAGGTACCAAAACACAATCTTGCAATATGGGCAAATAGATATCTGTTGACAACAAAATTCCATCCTTCGTAGGTATCTGTATGGTTCTAATTTCGCGCATCTCATCAGTATTATCGAGTTGACCATTCAGGCAAACTTGAGCTTTCAGACCAAGCCACACAACAACAAACAGGAAAAATAATGTTGTTTTTTTCATTTTTTTTAAAATTACAACTATCTCGAATTATGATATGACTTTGTTACACATGAATTTTTTTCTACCATGCTATTTTTAACAAAAAAATGACTCATTATAAATTAATCCAGGACATTTATAAAATGATCGATTGTTCTTCGGTAAAATTATCAGTCATTTTCCTACCATAAAACACATTATTTTCTCAAACATTAACCTATGAGAAAACCCTTAGTTAGCTTTATATATCTTCAAATTAGAATGTAGATTTTTCCCGTGAAAAATTAGATAAAATCATCAAATAAAATTATCTAATTTCACTGTTACTGTTGCGACGATCAATATCTAATTTTATTCTATTCAAACGAAGTTTATGAAGATATCCATAATATTCTTAATTTTCGTAATACTTCCTTTGAATGGAATCGAAAAAAATTTCCTGAAAAAATTTTCATTAAAAGAGCCTTACTTTATTGAGAATAAGGGGCAATGGGATGAAAACGTCCTTTATCTATGCCGGACAAAAGAAATGGATGTTTGGATAACCAAGGATGGAATGGTTCTAACGTTTATAGAAGCTCGAAACAACCAGGCCATAATAAGAAAAAATTCACTTTCTTTTCAAAAACCATCAGGAGAAGGTCATCTTAAAGGGCAAAGGGTTATCTTGAAATTCCTTCACCAAAACTCAGAAATTCACCATACAGGGAAACTCAAACTTCAAAGTTATCATAATTATTTTCTTGGAAATGATCCACAAAAACACAAAAGCCAGATTGCACTATACAGAGAAATCGTCATGAAAGAGATATACCAAGGTATTGACATTCGATATTATTTTGATCGCGGTTTTTTGCGTTTTGATTTTATAGTCCATGCCGGGGCCAACCTAGATCAGATTTGTTTTACACTAGAAGGTCATGATAAATTGGTCTTTGTAAATAATCAAATTACATTTTCAACCATCCTCGGAGAATGTTCAATCAATGATTTAAGATCTTACCAAGAAGAAGAAACCATCTCATCAAAATTTGTTAAAGAAAATAATTTATTTTTTATTAAAACAGGTCCATATGATAAAACTAGGACTTTAATCATAGATCCAGTTATTTTTTCTGCCTATGTTGGTGGAAGTGGTTACGACGAAAGTTATGACATTGCCGTTGATGAGATGAAAAACGTTTACATTACAGGTCAAACTTGTTCTCCAAATTACGATATTACACCTGGTGTATTTCAAATAAATTCTCAAGATGATGCTAATGCTTTTGTTACCAAATTTAATTCTACTGGAACTGAAATGATCTTTAGTACTTACATTGGTGGAAGTAAATGCGAAAGTGCATATGGACTTTGTGTCGATGCAGACCATAATATTTTTATAGTAGGAGAAACTTCTTCAGAAGATTTTCCTTCTACATCTCATGCTTTTCAAAACAACCTTACGGGCAACATTAATCTCTTTATGGTCAAATTAAATATGCTTGGAAATTCCTTAATTTATTCGACTTTTACGGGTGGAACAGGTAATGATATTGCAACAGACCTTGCCATCGACAACAAATATAATGTATACGTTACAGGTTTTACCTTTTCAGATAATTTTCCCATTACTGAAAATGCTTTTCAACAAACAAACGACGGTGGATCGGATGTATTTGTCATTAGGTTCAGCGCTCATGAAATGAAAATGGATTTTTCTACTCTGCTTGGAGGATGTGCTGATGATATTCCAAACGGCATAGCTATAGATAATAATCGTTTTATATATATCACCGGTATCACTTTTTCGCATGATTTTGATATCACAACCAATACTTTTCAAACTTCTTATGGTGGAATGATGGATGGGTTCATAACAAAAATAGATCCAACAGGATCACAGTTAATTTACTCTACTTATGTTGGATCTGAAAACGATGATTATGCAAAAAAAATTGCTACAGATGAGGAAGGAAATGCATATGTAGTGGGTTACACCTACTCCGTCGATTTTCCGACAACATCAAGCACAATCCAGCCCACATATGATGGCAATGGGGATGCATTCATACTAAAACTTAATCCTGAAGGCAACTTCCTTATCTTTTCAACACTTCTAGGAGGAAATGGATTTGAATGTGCACAGGATATTGCTCTCGACAAATCAAAGAATATTGTTATCACGGGCATGACATCTTCAACCGACTTTCCAACACTCGGAGACACGATTCAACTCATATTTGGTGGAGGATATTGTGATGCATTTTTGTCCATGATTAATTCATCTGGATCTTTAATAATTTACTCTACATTTATAGGTGGCTCGGATGATGA includes these proteins:
- a CDS encoding T9SS type A sorting domain-containing protein, with the protein product MKKTTLFFLFVVVWLGLKAQVCLNGQLDNTDEMREIRTIQIPTKDGILLSTDIYLPILQDCVLVPVDINGQSYMIELIARGTQYVVYDTVTEISSFQLPVILSRTPYDKSSDKVMGSIFSIFGYAFIYQDMRGRYASEGMYFPMYSDGWEKYSYHPQLTLPMDPYPISDPSNTLHHTDGRDVLFYIRDSLKREYDINNDGLKESFLISNGKIGMFGASALGNSQFQAAASIPFTQQNPLSCLMPLVATGEHFNTTLFNNGVFRYSLVDGWLRGQLSVLDESMNDLDTSYSNTIHTPKDYGYQNFQELTDSLLSFMLEKKNGFMFSGSYPTSFLAKDLDISKAPINNNGESDSSGTISRYYNMNVPVYHLTGWWDIFIDGQIETFNRIRATYPHLKHVLVIGPWAHQTITTRKTGDITYPENVTYLLKVSFDEFEQGQLPLDRIYSSELLGWFRTHLGGEPYFFIPASTRWQDLGGILIRIPSRNYYTPYYRFLNFLGGKEALPNIPCELKLGSNIIETYVPINQLENPIFQFDHSIVPFNPTRFDSLPPVRLYITGPDNDPYNQKVGNYWVGVDSFPLKQGVSFMYLYLHGNRYISTLPPFAEEGVLSYNSNPHDPVITVGGNNMIPEVPGGGKKSQGSINLANPQYAPYTMNRNDVLAFETSPLLDTLVVVGFPEAAVYVKGYHGVSSYINFDVMMRIIDVYPDGREMFVTEGTVNVRARDYAQAIVDHGDPDQAVFSNALQDTYYYLKFRLLPMGHIFGRNHKIKILLSSSNYPRYQSNPHIPLNSGEFFLWKPGDTSGYVFQGIRYHALPAQITYRFSPDYPSYIRLPIVNNFTTILSQRNDQSLRRVQVYPNPVKDKLFVIAEQSEVELQSIDGKLIYRSFSEDKVELSLAGLSKGVYVLKIKKLPTSAIEVFKIIKN
- a CDS encoding SBBP repeat-containing protein, producing MDVWITKDGMVLTFIEARNNQAIIRKNSLSFQKPSGEGHLKGQRVILKFLHQNSEIHHTGKLKLQSYHNYFLGNDPQKHKSQIALYREIVMKEIYQGIDIRYYFDRGFLRFDFIVHAGANLDQICFTLEGHDKLVFVNNQITFSTILGECSINDLRSYQEEETISSKFVKENNLFFIKTGPYDKTRTLIIDPVIFSAYVGGSGYDESYDIAVDEMKNVYITGQTCSPNYDITPGVFQINSQDDANAFVTKFNSTGTEMIFSTYIGGSKCESAYGLCVDADHNIFIVGETSSEDFPSTSHAFQNNLTGNINLFMVKLNMLGNSLIYSTFTGGTGNDIATDLAIDNKYNVYVTGFTFSDNFPITENAFQQTNDGGSDVFVIRFSAHEMKMDFSTLLGGCADDIPNGIAIDNNRFIYITGITFSHDFDITTNTFQTSYGGMMDGFITKIDPTGSQLIYSTYVGSENDDYAKKIATDEEGNAYVVGYTYSVDFPTTSSTIQPTYDGNGDAFILKLNPEGNFLIFSTLLGGNGFECAQDIALDKSKNIVITGMTSSTDFPTLGDTIQLIFGGGYCDAFLSMINSSGSLIIYSTFIGGSDDEWCHALAIDNNNEIYVTGFTYSEDFSLPENSFHSLYSGNGDVFVIKYTTIDLLPVVYLNIHAYWDNQTGVIEWVTATENNNQGFFIERMIDGKFTEIGFVQGSGNSREIRTYHFFDKDLLNSNENIFIYRLKQIDYNGNYFLSIPFYLNKQNDVTCSKDDFQTCFLFPCPVPSKSDLSLVFNVLAETKVNIKLYSINGISIFEKTVHASEGMNEFKLYLDHIPAGNYFVVLQSTSKHRTLPLIVLSDK